Proteins encoded in a region of the Phoenix dactylifera cultivar Barhee BC4 chromosome 3, palm_55x_up_171113_PBpolish2nd_filt_p, whole genome shotgun sequence genome:
- the LOC103702232 gene encoding ABC transporter I family member 6, chloroplastic-like, with translation MALAFCPSLPFSSSTPSPPSPSLPLRTSPTDSSLITILAPHRIGRLSLRTRPPLRPKAVVAVDSLAAGGAAPRSGPPRVLLEVKDLKAVVAESRQEILRGINLTVYEGEVHAVMGKNGSGKSTLSKVLVGHPDYEVTGGSVIFKGENLLEMEPEERSHAGIFMSFQTPVEIPGVSNFDFLNMSYNARRKKRGLPELPPLEFYSYVSPKAAAINMDLRFLDRNVNEGFSGGEKKRNEILQLAVLEADLAILDEIDSGLDVDALQDVAKAVNGLLTPNNSVLIITHYQRLLDYIKPSYVHIMEDGTIVRTGDVSLAKQLEKEGYRAFSIS, from the exons ATGGCCCTCGCATTCTGCCCttctctccccttctcttcctccactCCTTCGCCGCCCTCCCCTTCCCTCCCTCTCCGAACCTCGCCTACGGATTCTTCGCTAATTACGATCCTTGCCCCACATCGGATAGGACGCCTTTCCCTCCGAACCCGGCCGCCTCTCCGGCCCAAGGCCGTGGTCGCCGTCGACTCCCTCGCCGCTGGCGGCGCTGCCCCCCGGAGCGGTCCGCCTAGGGTTTTGCTGGAGGTGAAAGATCTGAAGGCCGTGGTCGCGGAGTCGCGGCAGGAGATCCTTCGTGGCATCAATCTTACCGTCTACGAGGGCGAG GTTCATGCGGTTATGGGGAAGAATGGATCGGGGAAGAGCACGCTTTCGAAG GTTCTTGTTGGTCATCCAGATTATGAGGTAACCGGAGGTAGTGTCATCTTCAAAGGTGAGAACCTGCTAGAGATGGAGCCAGAAGAAAGGTCTCATGCTGGGATTTTCATGAGTTTCCAGACCCCTGTTGAGATACCAGGCGTAAGCAACTTCGACTTTCTGAACATGTCTTACAATGCCCGAAGAAAAAAGCGAGGGCTACCTGAGCTACCTCCTCTTGAG TTCTATAGTTATGTCTCTCCCAAAGCTGCTGCTATTAATATGGATCTAAGGTTTCTAGACAGAAATGTGAATGAAGGGTTTAGTGGTGGCGAAAAGAAGCGCAACGAGATTTTGCAACTTGCG GTTCTTGAGGCAGATTTAGCAATTTTAGATGAGATTGATTCCGGGTTAGATGTTGATGCACTTCAAGATGTAGCAAAAGCTGTTAATGGGCTTTTAACACCCAATAATTCCGTTTTGATAATTACACATTATCAGCGCCTTCTGGATTATATCAAGCCCAGCTATGTCCATATCATG GAGGATGGCACAATTGTGAGGACTGGTGATGTTTCACTGGCAAAACAGCTTGAGAAGGAGGGCTACAGGGCATTCTCTATTTCATGA